The nucleotide sequence ACGATGCGAATGGACTCAGGCTAGCAacagggcatatgtctcaccatagtccatactttgacttgagtgtagctttgggcgacgagacatgctttgttgcgaactacttgtccatcttcatcttggttGTGTGAAACACACATTTgataccgatgatgttgtggttgttgtcgggcttctcaaccaatgtccaaacttgatttctctcaaagttgtgtagctcttcatgcatggcgtttatccaatccagatcttccaatgcttcctcaaccttcattggttcaatgctagagataaatgagtagtgttcacaaaagttagctaaacgagtttttagagcgagtgattctcccagtttggatatcattgtagatttgctcgaagggatggtctttagcaactcttgctcgaactcgtgaaagcttttgcttggatctaggtggaacatcttcttcatcttgtgttcttcttcttggccttcttcgttgttgacgttgtcgttctcttgtcgtggtggagaaggaggttgttgatgttcatcttggtgtacttcctcattttcttcatcttggtgtgtcccacttgtggatgcttccgtatcaattcttggttaaccttgtcgtgaggtagaagcttccacttggacggacgaggtactctccttcacctccgttggacgaatcttgcaatagacaagtcttggattgcttctgaatggtctttgtctcctacatcaattggcaattgctgtacttgcgagccgttagatttatcaaacttcacatctaccgtctcttcaacctttcaggtgaaattattgtagacacggtaagtgtgagagtttgagccatgaccaagtaggaaaccttcatgagacttaggagcaaatttagaacgacgatgcttatcaagaatatagcattTTGagacgaatactcgaaagtatccaacttggggtttgttaccgcgtgaggagctcgtatgcgtcttgccgagtagcttgtgaaggtacaagcgatttgttgtgtgacaagctgtctcagccgctttcgcccaaaagtgcttcggcgtgttgtactcatcaagcaccgttccgccatttcgatgagcgtccggttcttcctctcaacaactccattttgttgaggtggtacatagccgagaactcatgtgaaatcccttcttcgtcaagaaaggtgtccacatttgcgttcttgaactccatttcgttgtcgctgcgaaccttcttgatcttcacacgGTTTCTTCGTGTTTCAGTGTGCATCAATTCTCCCATAGGTTCAAGCCACCATGTCCATGGCGCCCTGAGCCGGGGATGAGCATATCCTGCCATCTGCCCGCTGCGGTTGCTAGTGCTTCTCGACCTCCATCCCGACCGGATCCGGTCTAGCCCAAGTTTCCTGCAGACAGATCCGTCGTCTCCGCCGTGCCCGCATACCCTGCGCGATCCCGGCCTCCCCTGCGTCGTGCCACCGCCCCCTTGCAGCGTTGACCTCGTCACCGCCCTCGTGCCCTCTGGCCCCAGCTCACCCAAGTCGTCGGCCTCCCTACCTTTCGGTGGACCAACACACATCGGTGCTGCTGTCACTTGCCAGGCGGCAGAGACAGGAAGAAAGGAGAGAGAGAAAGCGTGTGATTTTTCTATCTTGCTTTTTTTCTATGTGCTTGGGACCCACTTGTAAGTGTCATGTTTTTGTCTCAGATTTTTTACTGGAGTAGAAAGAGGGGCAAAATTGTCTAGAAAATGTCTGACtaacggtcaaacccctttgaccggacAGAATTGAGAcggaagggcaaaagcataagcgGGCCAAACGCACTTGGGGAAGACCAAGGTTTTCGAAATTAAGGGCAAACCAGCCGAGTGGACGCAACTAAGGGCATAAAATCATTTATcccatccataaaagatttaacacaatcaaacttgaggtttatacctgactccttaccttcgtcgagttctcaTCTTCAAAGTtgtatttaattctttccaataaatcccatttgaattcaatggtcttcttcataaaagaacaagtacaagaagtatcgagcatgaatcgatcattatgagaagccgagcataaaaaatttgaataataatttctcttgagaactCATAATTGGGGGCATCAATATAACATGAGTTAAGCCTCCGCCAATCTTgaccgatactttctccttcacaggCCAAGAATTATacatataattctgatcacgatgaacagatgcataggataaaacttctaatgaaattccaatttcaatcggttgtagttccatgatccaatatcatcacatagcctataccatgtcaatgccttctccttcaaaaataagggaagaccttcttcttgacttcatccttgggcaaactgcaagcttaaataattcataaacttcatcacatagattaggtgcatatcaggatgtaatgttccatctcctacataaggatcaGCTAGCAGCTTCTCTATCATACCggaggaatttcataataaatattttcagtaggtgtagtaggttgaggagcaactctttgctcttccggtcgaggtgatgataccccgaacaagcccctcaagggatcattttccatagtaacaagtgacagtaaatttcagcacccTATATAAATGTTtcgttaccaaattccacttaccaaaggcgcttcacgccccggcaacggcactagaaaataGTCTTTATGACCCACGATtaataggggatctatcatagtccttttgataagtaagagtgtcgaacccaacgacgagcggaaggaaatgataagcagttttcagcaaggtattctctgcaagcactgaaattatcggtaacagatagttgtgtgataagataattcgtaatgggtaacaagtaacaaaagtaaacaaggtgcaacaagatggaccaatcctttttgtagcaaaggacaagcatggacgaactcttatataaagcaaagcactctcgaggacacatgggaattactgtcaagctagttttcatcatgttcatatgattcgcgttcattactttgataatttgatatgtgggtgggccagTGCTTGGGTTTTGCCTTCCTTGGACAagtctcccacttatgattaaccctctcgcaagcatccacaactacgaaaaaagaattaagataaatctaactatagcatgaaacatatggatccaaatcagccctttacgaagcaacgcataaactggggtttaaacttctatcactctagcaacccatcatctacttattacttcacaatgccttcccctaggcccaaatcatggtgaagtgtcatgtagtcgacgttcacataaacaCCACTAgacgaaagacaacatacatctcatcaaaatatcgaacgaataccaaattcacatgattacttataacaagacttctcccatgtcctcaggaacaaacgtaacctCTTACAAAGCATTTTCATGttaataatcagaggggtattaattatcattaaggatctgaacatatgatctaccaccgaataaaccaactagcatcaactacaaggagtaatcaacactactagcaacccataggtatcagtctgaggttttgagacaaagatcagatacaagagatgaactagggttttgagaggagatggtgctggtgaagatgttgatggcgattgaccccctctcgatgagaggatcattggtgatgacgatggcttcgatttccccctgccggagggaagtttccccggcagaacagctccgccggagccctagattggttctgcccaggttccgccgcGTGAggcagcgcttcatcccgaaagctcccttctgattttttttccaggtcaaacacaccatatagcagaagatgggcatcgagggcctgccaggtggcccacatggctgggggcgcgccctccacccttgcaggtggcaggtggccccctctggtgctttcatcgcccaatattttttactaATTCCATAATGACTCTTCGtgcagtttcaggacttttgaagttgtgcagaataggtctctaatatttgctctttttccacCCCAGAATTCCAGCATtcggcattcttcctcttcatgtaaccttgtaaaataaaagcgAAAGGCATAAGTATTCTGCTATAATGTGTACTAACAGcccctaatgcaataaatatcaatataaaagcatgatgcaaatcgATGTTTTAGTAAGGCACAAATCAAGATTTTACATTATGGCAGTAACATTAAATAAACAATTTATTTATAGAACAAAGTAACTTATCAAATACATTCATGTCCTACTTTACCGGTGCATAAGATAGCTTCAAAATTTCGTAACTAATCCATGCATTTAATTTTGCATCGACCTATCAGTCATTGAAGTATGTCAAAATTATAAGGTATATTTATTAGTAAATTAAAGTTTCAGAAGACAAGTTCATAATGCAATTTTCTTTCTGTATGTAACCTTCATTTTAAGTTTACTAACTATTTTTTGTAAACTTAAATCATTTACATACATGTGTCTATACATGTATTTTTCTTTCCATATAATAATCCATATTCGAAATTTGCATTGTAGAAAATATTTAATAAACGTGTGGTCCTAATTCTTCTAAGGGTACAAGATTGTACATGTGTTGTAAGTTTCACTTTCCTTAACTAACATGATGCCCTAGTTTCAGTCTCTTTAACTAACCAACTTGGCAAGTTTCTGAGTCTTAATTCCTGGTGCTTACAATAACTTCCTTGATTCCTAAAATACATGCGTACGTGATTATTTGTGTTCTAAGATCCAGCCCCAAATTTTTCGTTACAAACAAGATTGGCATCTGACTTCTTGAAACAGGACAAACTAATAGAAGCCCCTAAAAGGATAAATGATCGAATACTCAGCAACCATATGTAGAACTTGTGCTTACAAAAACACTTGAATTACGTCAAACATACGTCATCGACTAAGCTGTGCCGGATAACCTTATGGACTACGTCTCCTACAGTAGTTCAGTCGTTGCCGTCTGTGAGGGATTCGCAACAGAATAGCTCGGATCGCTTCTAAGAAGAGAAGCAGAGGGTACTTGAAGAACACACGGGGAGAGAGAAGAACACACTGAAAGTTTTTAGCACAATGCTGGGGTTTTAGTAGGAACTTGTTACAGGAACTGTTTACCTAAATATCTATACCTTTGAAAACGGAACCACGAAAATAGGTATAATACTTTATATTTATGATATGAATACAGATATATGTGTATTGATATGCGCCGGCGAATACACGGGAGTACAGAGATAAATTTGCGAATCTTGGCGCAGAACATTTGAGTGCCCCACCGGTGTGTGCCACAAATTTTCTCCCAGTCAAACACCTCTACTTTGATTGAAAGGTCGATCGTGCTACATAGTGAATCATGCATCTAGGTGGCTTCAAATTTGTATCAGCATGCATATGGCAATGTTAAACTTTGGACTCTAATCCAACGACGAGATGTGTCGAGCTCCACGTGTCGTCACCTTTGTGACACGGGGTAATTTTGCGAGGTACTACCCCCTAATTAGTGGTTGTGTAAGTATATATATTGCCTGAAAAATCACCTAAGTATATATATATTCAGGATAGCATGTGGCACCGGTTCAAATATATGGATCATGAGATTCCCACGTTTGCGAACTACCAGTAGGTGGCATTCACTGGCCCTCTGTTGATTAAAACTTGGCAGCGAATTCCGCTCTGTGATGACTGATGACTAATTAGTTTATGAGTTGATCTGCCGACGTGCTTCCGTCTGGGTCTGGCTGTCCAGCTGCCTCCATTATACATACGGTGGCCGCCGGTGTACCTGCCACGGCAAAGATTCCGGAGAGTGCAAACAAGGAACAACTCATTAAACCATGCAAATTTTACCTGCTGCTCCGGAGGACAGCCCACCATATGCAGGCGTGGGGACACTCCGGCGCTATATATTTCCCAGGCGCCAATCCAGCTGCAGCAACAGCACAGCTACCTAGCCATCCTCATCCTCGCATAGCGTAGCTTTCTTGGCGTGTGAAGATGGCGTCGAGGGCTGTGAAGGTGGCGCTGCTGCTCGCGGCGGTGGCGACGACGTGCGCGCTGGCGCAGCTCCACGAGAAGTTCTACGGCGAGACGTGCCCCAGCGTGGAGGATGTCGTGAGGAAGGAGATGGTGAAGGCGCTGTCACTGGGTGCTTCGTCAGGGTAAGCAGCATTTGCATACATGTTGTCTGTCCGTAACCTGTTTTGTGCAGTGGCCTGACCACCATGAATGCAGGGGTGCGACGGCTCGGTTCTGCTGGACTCGGCCAACAAGACGGCGGAGAAGGATACGCAGCCGAACCAGACGCTGCGAGGCTTCGGCTTTGTCGAGAGggtgaaggccgcggtggagaaggcctgccccgacaccgtctcctgcgccgacatcctCGCCCTCATTGCCAGGGACGCAGTATGGCTGGTGAGTAGAGTACCAGGCCATTTTGCAAATGACACGGTACGTGTGGAAGCCAAATTCTAATGCTGCTCGATCATGGTTTCTCCATAGCAAGGGTCCATTCTGGACAGTTCCTCTCGGCCGGCGAGACGGCAGCGTGTCCATTTCCAACGAGACCGACGCTCTGCCACCCCGACCCCCAACTTCACCGTGCTCACCCAGCTCTTCGCCGCTGTGAACCTCGACGCCAAGGACCTCGTCGTCCTGTCCGCCGGGCACACGATCGGGAcgtcgcactgcttctccttctCCGACTGGCTCTACAACTTCACCGGCATGGAGAACCCCAGCGACATCGACCCCACGCTAGAGCCGCAGTACATGATGCGGCTCAAGAGCAAGTGTGCAAGCCTCAACGACAACACCACCCTCGTGGAGATGGACCCCGGCAGCTTCAAGACCTTCGACACCGACTACTTCAAGCTGGTGAGCAAGCGGAGGGGCCTCTTCCACTCCGACGGCGCCCTCCTCACCGACCCCTTCACCCGCGCCTACGTCCAGCGCCATGCCACCGGTGCCTTCAAGAACGAGTTCTTCGCCCACTTCGCCGACTCCATGATCAAGATGGGCAACGCCAACCCGCTCACCGGAAGCCAAGGTGAGATCAGAAAGAAGTGCAGCGTGGTCAACCATTAAACCACCGACGAAGTACAAGGCCGTTTTGATTTGTAACAATCTTTTTTCCTTGTAAATTACTGTAAGATTGTTATAGCTCCTTTCTCTCCTAAATCTTTTTCTTTCATTAACTTATTGTTTCGTTACAACCATGTTAGTTCCTTGTACACAGGACGAACACTTTGATATTGCCACCTCTGACGTGTCGTCCATTGTCATCTGGAGATTATTCATGTCACGGTTACTAGTTTTGTCTATGTTTGTCTTGTTTTATTTTAGATTGTTACATAatgttttgttgtgttttttgttttacCTCAGAGTATATCATAATGTTTCACATGTACAAGTAAAAGGGAAAGTTATTGTCAGattatctttatttatttatttggggcAGGATGGATAGCAACCATCAAATTTTGCGGCATTGACTGTTGGCACTGACATGCATTTGGTCTCTTCTTGTTAGAAAGTGTATCTTTATGTTTAGTTGTCTATCTGTGAAAAACAAATGCAGAAGCATGAAGAACGATAGATCCAAGGTACTCCctcatctaggtgtataagtcatgtaaggttgtgcatcgcgaccaaggcggaggaaaaaacgagaaaacttattgtttatttgctaattaatagcattgcatacAATGGACTGACCACTGTATGTCGTGTTTGttaatctcaagtcattaaaagcatacatgTCTTACATTTTTTATTGGTTGATTCCATTATTTATGTCAGGAAACAAGAAACGATGTgaaagttaatgcaccgtgcctaaatGTTTTTGGATTATTTGATTCCTAAGgtgacttgtacacctagacgcgGAGTCATTAAgaaattttttcagatttttttgaatttttttactattttttgatTTTACGTTCATTAGGGTGCATTTGAGCTCATGTGTAGATACTTCGCGTCCTCTTTTCAAGGTGTTTATAGACCTAAGAATACGAAGCCTCCCTAAGTTTTCCTCCTCCGCAAGAGCAATGATGGTCGAAGTAGAAAAACTTCTTATAAAAAGTGTCCGGTGGTAGCTTGTAAGACATCTCATTCTTATGGGAGGGGATTTCATCTCAAGTGTGGTGTGAAGAGATCTCCTCTTAGTTGTACCGGAAAAGATGACGTCGATAGGCGCATAAACACCCTTAGGTGCTAGGCAATGACCAAATGACTCGCCTCGGACATATGAAAAAGTCTAggcatgcaaaagaagaaattgtCTACTCAAACGAGAAATCATGATACATTGCATAGATAGGCCAAACAGGCCTAGGCCATATTCTAAAGGCAAGACATGGTATTTTACGCACTTATATGCTCTAAATTAACATTGATACACATATATTACCCCAAATACACCCTGATAGCCAAAACTATACATGCACCTAGGCTACGCCTAAGGCGCTTAAACACCACTTAGGTGCTAGGAGAAGGCCAAACTCCTCGTTTATGCCTAGCGCTTTGTCCAACCTTGCCTCTCGGTGCAAAATTATCTCACCTCTTGTCGACGCAAGAGATTCTCTATCATATCTTGTTTTCGGAGTTTTGCCTCCCAATAGAATTCTTGTTCACCCTTCTCGATGGTTTTACCTTGATATCCTTGACTAGAAGACTAGGGCTTCCATGTTTTAGTGGAACAGAGCTTATACTAAATTTGATGTCTAACATGATCTTTGTATACCCCTTCTTATGTTGTTTTTTCACTACTACAACAGAAGTGTATGTATTTCTTTTGAAGTTTAATGTTTTTCTCATATATTTAATTGTGTTTAGGGCTAAAATATAGAAAAAATACTTTTTAGGTTGGTTACAGATCAAGGAGAAAACGAGACTAGATGAGGAAAAGGACAAAAGCCAAGTCATGACGACCACTAGGGAGTCCATGCAGTCGGCCATGTGTCAAACCTTGTTGTGTGGGTTCATTACATGACCCACATagtacccccacccccacccccgcctaACCGCGCTTGCTCGTCTGAGGGCTTTTCCTTCACCCCTACATCTCATTCGCCTATTTATTACAATTTTTTAGCGATGGTGGTACACTAAATCTTTATTTGCATGAGATATCCGAGGATCACAATAGATCCAATCTCTAAAAAGGCTTTCTCTCGATCCAATCTAGATTAGCCAACTCAAACAAATAGATGTAAGATGCACTCTCATGATTACACTTGAGTGGTGTCCTTTTGCGGCTATCATTTTTGCAGTAGTAGCTACgtagcatctctctctctctctctctctcatgacttACCTAAAGGCTTATATTATCAGATAATATGTCTATTTGGAACTCCCAGTTCAAGTACTTTCTCTCTAAATGTTTCAATAGAAGAAAACTCATAGGTTTTGCATGCTCGAAATAAGCTCATCACAACCCTTTTTTTCAAAACACGGGGTGAGCGAAGTTGTATTAATTATAAAGCACTTGGATTGGATGAATTCTCAACCGAGTCTATCAAACCTTCTAGGAGTCATGGAGTTATCTGAGACCCTCCATGTTGATCACCCTGAGCTTTCAAGAGTATTTTTCTGTGCAATTGTTTTACTTCCCACGACCAAAGGGGACAATCAATTTCCATTGTATATACTCACATGCCTTCTTATCATTGACCATATGCCTTCATTAGTAACTTGATAGCTTCTTAATTATGTCGTTTCTCTCTATCTCATGTGTAGAGTCTAAATCAGAAGTTCAACTCATATTCAAAAATCTTGATATTTTCTGTAACACAAAAATGTAAGTTTTTTATTGAAGTACTTAAATTTTCAAATACAATAAATTGTTTTAGATTTGAAAATCCTATGGAGTACAAATCAACCCATTATTATACCTTACACAGTTGTGAATCCTTAAAAAATAGTTCAATTGAAAGTACCATAATTGTACACATCTTAAAGctgaaaaataaagtttattcaaaTCTAAACTCATTCCTCAGTCATATGTTGATACGTTGACACTACTAAATAACGCATAGTCATGCCAATATCAACACTTGCATCCTCGTAACATGTATTAAATATCCAAATTGATGATAAAAAAACTTGTCTTGTGGCAAAATGCAATCATACCTACAAGCTAACTGTTTCAATTATGTGTCACCTTATCATGTGTGCCTTTAGCTCTTTGCCAAAGGTCCTTATCCATAGTTTCACTTCTCTCACCAAAAGCGTGGATTCATATGAGTCAAACTTCCTGCCTAGTACAAGTTTCTCGAGGTAAACCTACGAGGAAACAGTGGGGTAAAACAACAAAGACAGCTACCTAGGGTTGAATATTTGGTTACCGGCCACCATCCCAACACGAAGAAGAATTTTGGTCTGTGATATGGTTGTCTGGTTGTAGTTTTTTAGTTTGAGACCCAAGGGGAGCGGACGGTTTTTACGAGGTAGTGGGCTCCCTGTTAATAAATATCTTATTTGGATATGACCACATCGCAGAACCTTACTATTTCCCCACATTTTGTCATTATCTCCCTCTATACGGAATAGAACTATAGTTCCATCTCTTGAAACTTTCTAGGGGTTCTCTATTAAATTTCCCTCCACAAAATCTCTCTAATACATTATCAGTTCATAAATACTATATTTGCAATATTCCTTCCAAGGCAATATCTATGAATATAAACTGCAATCTTTGGTATTTGTTTTTAACAATATAAAATTATATTTTTATACAACTTGGACTAACATTCAGAAACGAAAATTGTGCGTGTAATATAccgcgttattttttcggtactgtttttgctctaattttttaaccgtttatccgaacgaggcgtgtaatataccgttcaaaaactatggattaggcgcaacttcgacatgttgaacactttttgagattcctcacggtttaagagcagttttgaaaatggtgcggcggatggcgagtggcagcgagcgttttttcgcgtttttttctaaaccatttgtcggaatgaagcaaatgatacgccattggatagatatcatcgaggcgcatcttttcaatatataaatctttctctaattcgttacggtttaatagcagtttcaaatttactaaatcgcggaattctatttttcaacttttttaaaattttcggtactgttttcgctccagtttttgaaccgtttgtcgaaacgaggcgtgtgatgcgctgttggaaagctacgaacgaggcacaactttcatatgttgaaatatttttgagattccttacggttttaagttaattttgaaaattgtgtggcggacgacgagtggcagcggccgtttttcgcgaaatttttgccAACCGCGGGTCAGAATGATTCAATCGATACACCGTTGGAACGATATCGACAATacgcaactctttcatgtagaacactctctctaattctttacggtttaagaggaatttcgaatttaccgaaatgcggacactctgtttttcgcgacacccaaatcgacgtgggtacttcatccgactgaaaaccgcactacaACGGacggaaaaccgcactgcatcacacgggtaagagaactgcatggtttcttttattcaagcGTAATTTTTTttaaggacgagaaagtagagtgcacttcacatcgggtgtaaatgaaccacaacactatcaagaagtgaaccacattacttttTTTGCTCCCGTAACAATTTTTTTCACTTAcaggatgaacaacatcatacggccgaccgcactgcttctgaatgaaaaccgcactgcattggATGAGCAAGCGAGgtgcataatttcttttgtcggGCATAATTTTTCTCATATGACTTTTTGTTGTCTTTTTCTTAACTTTTtttgaacgagagtggaccgcaacactcccgaaagtgaaccgcaacactacccaaagtgaacctcatgagtttttgttgtcttttttcatACTTATTAATTTTTGACGTGCGTTGACCAAGCGAGTGGACCACAAGAACTTAGCAAACTGCATGGGACAACAAAGTGAGCTTTAAGCCACATCTATCAGTTTTATAGCAAACTGCATGAGACAACAAGACTCCTCGTTGAATCCAGTGAACCACAAGACTCCTCGAAGTGGGCTGCATCAACCCGTTTTTCTCTTGAAAATGAACAATTAATGCTTGTTCAAATGAACTTCTTCAACAAATAATATTTTTTACACACAATACATCATATACCAGCCAGATACATTCGATAGACAAAAAAAACACAAACAGCGAGATAAACTTCATGCCCACTTGCTCCGAGCTGCACGCCACACACACCACACGACACCACATCAAATGCATTGCACGCGTGCAGACTGCACCACCAATGATTGAGGTGTAATGCTGGGGCGTCCAGGCTACCATGGCAAAGTGAACCTCATGTCGGCGGCGGCCGAACTACATAGAGGGATTTAATAAACTTCATTAGAAACTGAGTTCACCCAAATCAACAACAATAATCTAAAAAAATACACAAAAATTGTTTGCCGTTGGGGGACGGGGCAGCTTGCTGTTGATAACCATCGCGGgctgaggatggaggcgccggccaGGGGGGTTGTTGGGAGGCAGAGGGGTGCTCATCGGCTCGTCGTCCATGGAGAAGAGTGCAGAGAGGAGGGGGATTCCGCCCCGATGCCGCGGTGGCCAGTGTCCACAAGGACAAAACCGAGCTGCATATGGTGGCGCAACCGAGCTGCACTAGGGCGGCGGTTGCTGGCCCGGATCCGCCGCGGGAGGCACACGGGAGGCGCGCTGGGCGATTGTGGGCCCGGATCCGCCGCTGGGAGCATGCACTGGCAAGATGAATCGGTGTGTACCGATCTCAACAGGGAGAGGAGGCCTGCAACATAGGAGGGGAGAAGGTGGAGCCAGATCTGGCTACCGAGGCATGCCTGGCCGGTACCGGTCGATTTCGTGGCCGTGGAGCCGCGGGGAGGCAGGTGAGGCGCGTCGGTGTGTGGCGCAGGGAGCTGGGCGGGTGCATGGAGAGGAGGCAGCGCGGGGAGTTGGGCTGGTGGCGCTGGGAGCCGAGGCCGCACTGGTCGGCGACGGAGGGAGGTCGTCGCCGGAGATAACAGGAGGAGACGGAGGGGAAGGGGATCTCGACCTTGTGGGGTCGTGGCGAGGTGCGCCGACAGTGGTTAGTGAAGGTGGGGTGCAGGTCGCGACGGGGGGCGAGCGTGACGCCGCATGGTGGGAGGTGGTAGGGGGTGGGGCGCCGCCGCGCGGTAGGAAGTTGTCAGGGTGGTCGTGCGGCGGTGCTTGGAGGGAGATGGAGCGGCGGGGCTGGGAAGGGGAGATCGTGGGGAGTGGGTTTCGGGGAGCGGAGGGAGGAGCACG is from Triticum aestivum cultivar Chinese Spring chromosome 1B, IWGSC CS RefSeq v2.1, whole genome shotgun sequence and encodes:
- the LOC123079825 gene encoding peroxidase 1-like, giving the protein MPGRYRSISWPWSRGEAGEARRCVAQGAGRVHGEEAARGVGLVALGAEAALVGDGGRSSPEIKGGDGGEGDLDLVGSWRGASTVVSEGGVQAATGGERDAAWWEVVGGGAPPRGRKLSGWSCGGAWREMERRGWEGEIVGNGVEGCEGGAAARGGGDDVRAGAAPREVLRRDVPQRGGCREEGDGEGAVTGCFVRGCDGSVLLDSANKTAEKDTQPNQTLRGFGFVERVKAAVEKACPDTVSCADILALIARDAVWLQGSILDSSSRPARRQRVHFQRDRRSATPTPNFTVLTQLFAAVNLDAKDLVVLSAGHTIGTSHCFSFSDWLYNFTGMENPSDIDPTLEPQYMMRLKSKCASLNDNTTLVEMDPGSFKTFDTDYFKLVSKRRGLFHSDGALLTDPFTRAYVQRHATGAFKNEFFAHFADSMIKMGNANPLTGSQGEIRKKCSVVNH